The following proteins come from a genomic window of Labeo rohita strain BAU-BD-2019 chromosome 25, IGBB_LRoh.1.0, whole genome shotgun sequence:
- the myod1 gene encoding myoblast determination protein 1 homolog, which translates to MELSDIPFPIPSADDFYDDPCFNTNDMHFFEDLDPRLVHVSLLKPDEHHHIEDEHVRAPSGHHQAGRCLLWACKACKRKTTNADRRKAATMRERRRLSKVNDAFETLKRCTSTNPNQRLPKVEILRNAISYIESLQALLRSQEENYYPVLEHYSGDSDASSPRSNCSDGMMDFMGPTCQSRRRNSYDSSYFNDTSNADARNTKNSVVSSLDCLSSIVERISTETPACPVLSVPEGHEGSPCSPQEGSVLSETGAPAPSPTNCPQQPAQDPIYQVL; encoded by the exons ATGGAGTTGTCGGATATTCCCTTCCCCATCCCATCAGCTGATGATTTCTACGACGACCCTTGCTTCAACACCAACGACATGCACTTCTTTGAAGACCTGGACCCTAGGCTCGTCCACGTGAGCCTGCTCAAGCCCGACGAGCATCACCACATCGAGGACGAGCACGTTAGGGCGCCCAGCGGGCATCATCAGGCCGGCAGGTGCTTGCTGTGGGCATGCAAAGCCTGCAAGAGGAAAACCACCAACGCCGACCGCCGCAAAGCCGCCACCATGAGGGAGAGGAGAAGACTCAGCAAAGTCAACGATGCTTTCGAGACCCTCAAGAGATGCACGTCCACCAACCCCAACCAGAGGCTGCCCAAAGTGGAGATTCTGAGAAACGCCATTAGTTACATTGAGTCTCTCCAAGCGCTGCTAAGAAGTCAAGAGGAAAACTACTACCCTGTTCTGGAACATTATAGCGGAGACTCCGATGCCTCCAGTCCGAGATCCAACTGCTCTGATGGCATG ATGGATTTTATGGGTCCTACATGTCAGTCTAGAAGACGGAACAGTTATGACAGCTCTTACTTCAACGACACGTCAAATG ctgatgCGCGGAATACTAAAAACTCTGTGGTTTCGAGTTTGGATTGTCTGTCCAGCATCGTGGAGCGAATTTCGACAGAGACCCCCGCGTGTCCCGTGCTGTCAGTACCGGAGGGTCACGAAGGGAGCCCGTGTTCTCCGCAGGAGGGGTCTGTCCTGAGTGAGACCGGGGCCCCCGCACCGTCCCCGACCAACTGCCCTCAACAGCCGGCTCAGGATCCCATCTATCAAGTGCTTTAA
- the tnnt3a gene encoding troponin T type 3a (skeletal, fast) isoform X2 yields MESPPMGDFRRSSVTITERLFHACMFAELYSQSPPAGSSLLSAFLRVSKSTITMSDTEEVEHFEEEKPKFKPSAPKIPDGDKVDFDDIQKKRQNKDTLELQGLIDAHFEQRKKEEQELIALKERMEKRRAERAEQQRIRAEKDKERQARREEERRRKEEEDAKKKAEEDAKKKSALSGMGSNYSSHLQRADAKKGGKKQTEREKKKKILAERRKPLNVDHLSEDKLRDKAQELFDWIKTLEAEKFEHMERLKRQKYEVTTLRKRVEELSKFSKKGAATRRRK; encoded by the exons ATGGAATCTCCACCAATGGGAGATTTCCGCAGATCAAGTGTCACTATAACAGAAAGACTTTTTCATGCCTGCATGTTTGCTGAACTTTACAGCCAGTCTCCGCCAGCAGGGAGCTCACTTCTTTCAGCTTTTCTGAG GG TCTCAAAGTCCACTATCACCATGTCTGACACAGAGGAAGT cgaGCATTTCGAGG AAGAGAAGCCAAAGTTCAA GCCATCAGCACCCAAGATCCCAGATGGTGATAAAGTGGACTTTGAT GACATTCAGAAGAAACGTCAGAACAAGGATACTCTTGAGCTGCAGGGCCTCATCGATGCTCACTTTGAGCAAAGGAAGAAGGAGGAGCAGGAACTGATCGCCCTCAAGGAGAGAATG GAGAAGCGTAGAGCTGAGAGGGCAGAGCAGCAGAGGATCCGAGCTGAGAAGGATAAGGAGCGCCAGGCTAGACGTGAG GAGGAGAGAAGAAGGAAAGAGGAGGAAGATGCCAAGAAGAAAGCAGAAGAAGATGCCAAGAAGAAGTCAGCTCTGTCTGGTATGGGCTCCAACTACAGCAGCCATCTGCAGAGG GCCGACGCCAAGAAAGGTGGCAAGaaacaaacagagagagagaagaagaaaaagatcCTGGCTGAGAGACGTAAACCACTCAACGTCGACCATCTCAGTGAGGACAAACTGAG GGACAAAGCACAGGAGCTGTTTGATTGGATTAAAACCCTGGAGGCTGAGAAATTTGAGCATATGGAGAGGCTGAAGAGACAGAAGTATGAG GTTACTACACTGCGCAAGAGAGTGGAGGAGCTCAGCAAATT CAGCAAGAAGGGCGCCGCCACTCGTCGCAGAAAGTAA
- the tnnt3a gene encoding troponin T type 3a (skeletal, fast) isoform X1: MSDTEEVEHFEEEKPKFKPSAPKIPDGDKVDFDDIQKKRQNKDTLELQGLIDAHFEQRKKEEQELIALKERMEKRRAERAEQQRIRAEKDKERQARREEERRRKEEEDAKKKAEEDAKKKSALSGMGSNYSSHLQRADAKKGGKKQTEREKKKKILAERRKPLNVDHLSEDKLRDKAQELFDWIKTLEAEKFEHMERLKRQKYEVTTLRKRVEELSKFSKKGAATRRRK, translated from the exons ATGTCTGACACAGAGGAAGT cgaGCATTTCGAGG AAGAGAAGCCAAAGTTCAA GCCATCAGCACCCAAGATCCCAGATGGTGATAAAGTGGACTTTGAT GACATTCAGAAGAAACGTCAGAACAAGGATACTCTTGAGCTGCAGGGCCTCATCGATGCTCACTTTGAGCAAAGGAAGAAGGAGGAGCAGGAACTGATCGCCCTCAAGGAGAGAATG GAGAAGCGTAGAGCTGAGAGGGCAGAGCAGCAGAGGATCCGAGCTGAGAAGGATAAGGAGCGCCAGGCTAGACGTGAG GAGGAGAGAAGAAGGAAAGAGGAGGAAGATGCCAAGAAGAAAGCAGAAGAAGATGCCAAGAAGAAGTCAGCTCTGTCTGGTATGGGCTCCAACTACAGCAGCCATCTGCAGAGG GCCGACGCCAAGAAAGGTGGCAAGaaacaaacagagagagagaagaagaaaaagatcCTGGCTGAGAGACGTAAACCACTCAACGTCGACCATCTCAGTGAGGACAAACTGAG GGACAAAGCACAGGAGCTGTTTGATTGGATTAAAACCCTGGAGGCTGAGAAATTTGAGCATATGGAGAGGCTGAAGAGACAGAAGTATGAG GTTACTACACTGCGCAAGAGAGTGGAGGAGCTCAGCAAATT CAGCAAGAAGGGCGCCGCCACTCGTCGCAGAAAGTAA
- the prr33 gene encoding muscle M-line assembly protein unc-89: MDVNIGNAAQAGLLSQQYPPPLLPKPGKENVRLQKLLKKTAKKKAAAQASQPSVPFRSSLSPVNEASPDLEHSDHSTPPKTPETPFYVGTVHQRFSVRPLYQHVSSPYPHHRGFTYGKTARFSPQPYTASQNLSTAFPYTASPVPGLATAPVTILQTSQRVEVSSNLTTHVTSKSLSPQPIVLHVSRTAKPLFEVPQITNYTAKTVGVRTPHASPTRSKTPTAELLRGPTPTFEVRRIVTPTSEIRRDRTPTREIRRVTTPTFEVKRITPTSEIKKSLTPTSEVKKETIPSPEMKSVSTPTSETKQNVTPTPETKRGTTPTLEAKEATTPTRVKTPTYDFTSTKTPTGRPKTPSDRVSRVKVHVIEISRPNPLLFAVSPVHMEGRRSKTPTSILTGPQDEMHKISNQVNTTHSEILQNGEIDVKSTEALEEKLDKATENLSKLESSKPETQTQEILKPKANEQPKAETPTTPKIEPAQPGLSSAGYQKPLSKVPPFAGQRPKTPTGPKSKPTYYGLTPAEYVAHGGIKSYTPSFSISTTTAQPSGEATHLPKQEPVVPQPDETVTMTNDKSEVKPKEQVEVQPPQASVVKVETAVVAPPPEVPKAASEPEANSVRDIPKPTVTELKAKIPDVKIPTIVVSVADTPPSEAKAEPISTVTPRVRTPTYGSPRLSQMTPTPPAVKVTPKPESKAVPLSDQDVGKPTLPKVSKGKDNAETTKVPKKPTEAKMSLLERIKKQKLEAASSEKPPEKGEVKDVVKPLAKPKEDQKDLETKVAEPEKVDRVETKASPQQEIKPVVEKKEEGEEGSSLTAEPLLKMMQKPKGMKSKLSGWSRLKKHMVVEAEEPKFPEEEPASNKDVPVSTDQNEGEMQNKSEAEAKPSESQDSRDSPRAAKMWDAVLFQMFSTKENIMQQIEANKTEEQKKMEAEQKTPKEIPTFAHRLPVLLYSPRFDARRLKEAASRPATKIATVFEMGLIGRKKKEEETKDFNRTARGFTVP, translated from the coding sequence ATGGATGTCAATATTGGCAATGCTGCCCAGGCAGGCCTGCTTTCCCAGCAGTATCCCCCACCTTTGCTTCCCAAACCTGGGAAAGAAAATGTCCGGCTCCAGAAACTCCTCAAGAAAACGGCGAAGAAAAAAGCTGCAGCCCAGGCCTCGCAACCATCGGTCCCTTTCCGCTCAAGCCTCTCTCCAGTAAATGAAGCAAGTCCTGACCTGGAGCATAGTGATCACTCAACTCCTCCTAAGACTCCAGAGACACCTTTCTACGTAGGCACGGTACACCAACGCTTCAGCGTCCGACCACTGTATCAGCATGTGTCGTCTCCTTATCCTCATCACAGAGGATTCACCTACGGCAAGACGGCAAGGTTTTCACCACAACCGTATACAGCTTCCCAAAACCTGTCTACAGCATTTCCATACACAGCCTCACCAGTACCAGGACTTGCTACGGCTCCGGTCACTATTCTACAAACTTCACAAAGAGTGGAAGTCAGCTCAAATCTTACCACTCATGTAACCTCTAAATCTCTAAGCCCTCAGCCAATCGTTTTGCATGTTTCTAGAACAGCAAAACCGTTGTTTGAAGTTCCTCAAATCACCAATTACACAGCAAAGACAGTAGGTGTGAGAACACCTCATGCATCACCAACGAGGAGTAAAACACCTACTGCAGAGTTATTGAGAGGCCCAACGCCAACATTTGAGGTTAGAAGGATAGTGACACCAACGTCTGAAATAAGACGAGACAGAACACCAACCAGAGAGATCAGAAGGGTTACAACTCCAACATTTGAAGTCAAGAGGATCACCCCAACTTCAGAAATTAAGAAAAGCCTAACTCCAACTTCTGAAGTCAAGAAAGAGACAATTCCATCTCCTGAAATGAAAAGTGTCAGTACTCCTACTTCAGAGACTAAGCAAAATGTAACACCGACACCTGAGACAAAACGGGGTACAACTCCAACACTCGAGGCAAAGGAGGCTACAACACCAACAAGAGTAAAGACACCAACATATGACTTTACCTCAACAAAAACACCTACAGGGCGACCCAAGACACCCTCAGATCGTGTGTCACGTGTTAAAGTACATGTGATTGAGATTTCAAGACCAAATCCACTTTTATTTGCTGTATCGCCTGTGCACATGGAGGGCAGAAGATCCAAAACGCCAACTTCAATTTTGACTGGTCCACAAGATGAAATGCATAAAATTTCAAACCAAGTGAATACCACTCATtcagaaattttacaaaatgggGAGATAGATGTCAAATCAACTGAAGCCTTAGAAGAAAAGCTGGATAAGGCTACAGAAAACCTGTCGAAACTTGAGTCATCAAAGCCAGAGACCCAAACACAGGAAATCCTGAAACCTAAAGCCAATGAGCAGCCAAAGGCTGAAACCCCAACAACACCCAAGATTGAACCTGCACAGCCTGGTTTATCTTCAGCTGGGTATCAGAAACCATTATCTAAAGTCCCTCCATTTGCAGGTCAAAGACCCAAAACGCCAACAGGACCTAAATCCAAACCAACATATTATGGATTGACTCCTGCTGAATATGTTGCCCATGGAGGAATAAAGAGTTACACACCCAGTTTTAGCATTTCTACAACAACTGCACAGCCAAGTGGCGAGGCAACTCATCTACCAAAACAGGAACCAGTAGTACCTCAACCTGATGAAACTGTGACCATGACAAATGACAAGTCGGAGGTAAAGCCTAAAGAGCAAGTTGAAGTCCAGCCACCTCAGGCTAGTGTTGTTAAAGTGGAAACTGCTGTGGTGGCTCCACCTCCAGAGGTTCCAAAGGCAGCATCTGAGCCAGAAGCAAACTCTGTAAGGGACATTCCCAAGCCAACTGTGACAgaattaaaagcaaaaattcCTGATGTTAAAATTCCAACTATTGTGGTATCTGTAGCTGATACACCACCATCAGAAGCAAAAGCAGAGCCAATAAGTACTGTGACACCAAGAGTCAGAACTCCAACTTATGGATCTCCCAGACTTTCCCAAATGACACCAACCCCTCCAGCTGTGAAAGTAACTCCGAAACCTGAAAGTAAGGCTGTGCCATTATCTGACCAAGATGTGGGAAAGCCTACGCTTCCAAAGGTGTCAAAAGGTAAAGATAATGCTGAAACAACCAAAGTACCAAAGAAGCCAACAGAGGCAAAAATGTCTTTGTTAGAGAGAATAAAGAAGCAGAAGCTTGAAGCTGCTTCTTCTGAAAAACCTCCTGAAAAAGGAGAGGTTAAGGATGTGGTTAAGCCACTGGCTAAACCAAAAGAAGACCAAAAGGACCTTGAAACAAAGGTCGCTGAACCTGAAAAGGTTGACAGAGTGGAGACAAAAGCTAGTCCCCAACAGGAGATCAAGCCTGTAGTGGAAAAGAAGGAGGAGGGTGAGGAAGGCTCCTCCCTAACTGCAGAGCCTCTCTTGAAGATGATGCAGAAACCAAAAGGCATGAAGTCGAAACTCAGTGGCTGGTCTCGCCTTAAGAAACACATGGTGGTTGAAGCAGAGGAGCCCAAGTTTCCAGAGGAAGAGCCTGCGTCAAACAAAGACGTCCCTGTCAGCACTGATCAAAATGAAGGTGAAATGCAAAATAAGTCTGAAGCCGAAGCTAAGCCTAGTGAGAGCCAGGACAGTAGAGACTCCCCAAGGGCAGCAAAAATGTGGGATGCTGTCCTCTTCCAAATGTTCTCCACCAAAGAGAATATAATGCAACAAATTGAAGCCAATAAAACCGAGGAGCAAAAGAAGATGGAGGCAGAACAGAAGACGCCAAAAGAGATTCCCACATTTGCGCATCGTTTGCCAGTTCTACTGTACAGCCCGCGGTTTGACGCCAGACGACTAAAAGAGGCAGCTTCGCGACCAGCGACAAAGATTGCAACCGTTTTTGAAATGGGACTCATAGGccgcaaaaaaaaagaagaagaaacaaaagACTTTAATAGAACAGCCAGAGGCTTCACTGTTCCTTAA